The DNA window GAAgacctttgagtttttttagttctttttaagGGTGCAACATTAGCGGACCCGTCTCTCTGAGCGCGTTCTGTCACTCAGTGCAgctgtagcagtcagtgtttcagcGTTCCTTCTTCCTTCTCTGCCTGCAGGTTTTAACCTTTTACTTTGTAACGTTTCCTTTTCTTCAACATTcacttttcagtttgattttgttcagaattaattttcatttaaggtttgatttttttcacaactACTGATTATCTCAACGCCAGATCAGTCGGTATGAGCAGgtggtttccatggtgatgGTGTGTTTCCATGCTTTACTGACCGGCCCAGTCCGGCCACGCAGTGCACCGCCACGCAGCCGCCCGGCTCCTCCCTGAACTTCACCTGCAGCAGGTTCAGCCAATCATCAACCACTTGCTCTGGGGGGGCGGAGCCATCATCAAATGGCCAATCCTGCGAAGACAAGCGGTTCAGGAGGAGGAAGGCCGACCCGGCCGGCGCGAGGGGAGGATCTGTCGGGTCTCACCAGAACCTGGATGCCCTCCTGGCCCAGCGGCGCCCAGTCATACGTGGCAGAGCAGACCCGCACCAGGGTGGTGACGCCGTACGCCTTCAGCTCCTGCAGGAGGACAGagcgggtcagaaccagaaccagaaccaggaacagaagAGGTCGGGTCCGTACCTCGATGAACTTCCCCAGCTGAGCGTCGGTGGGGTTGTGCGTGATGAGGAAACGCATACAGTCGTAGGAGATCTCCACTGGCGCCGGGCGGTTCATCTTCACCGTCTGGACCGACTAGCTGCTAGCAGCGGATCAAGACCAgcaaccggatcagaaccagcaggacgGTCAGCGGTTGGCAACAGGGACTGGCCGTTGGATCGGCCTCTTCCTCTAGAGAGAAGAAGGAGCAGCAAGGATTGGCTGGCAGCAGACGCTCCGCCTCCAGAACACGGCACAAGCTGACGATTGGCTCGTCTTCATATGTCTTCGACAGGACGGCGGGTCGGACCTGAACACACCTCGCTCATTAGTAATCACCCATGATGCATTGCAGCTGCGGCGCCGAGTCACTGACCTGGGGGAGACGGCGCGTCCTCCTCTTCACTTGTCCACGATGAGCAGCAGGTGCTGAGCTTGGCAGAACGCTCCTCCCAGCCTCGCAAACGCCATGCAGGTGCAGCCTGCAGGACAGCAACGTCAGCAGCAGCTACTAGCTGCTGCTAGCTGCTGCTACAAACACTCACCGTGATGCCAGCTGATTAGGTCAGAGGTCATTGAGCGGGCACAGCAGAACGTGACGGCTCTCGGATGTAAACACACCATTGATGATGCTGCTGCGGTTCTGGCTGACTCGACCTGCTGGCCCAGCGCTGACCTGCCGCACAGAACAGGAGCGGTTAGGCTAGAGCGACCCAAACCCAGGGAGGGTTCTATAGAACCCGGTTCCTCTGAGCCATTCCTCAACATGGGGAAGACAGGAAAACATAGCTGCTTGCTGAACGGGCCTCGAATCTGGTACCAGCAGCGGTACCAGTTACTACGTCCTCACGACTGGTGGAGGTGGGAAATATTTCCAGTAAAGAAAAGCAGAGTGAGGTTCTGATGAGGTGGCAGCATGGTGGAGCAGCTCTGCTACGTTGGTTCTGATGACATTTTCTCTCAGGTTTggaaaactgaattaaaataaaccatttaaaTTAGCGCAGCGTTATTTATGGACAGCAGCAGTGGACCGAACTGATGAGGTCATCCAGGAAATGGTCtctgagctgttagcatgtggTGACTATAGCAACAGCCTTCAGTCAGAGGACTCTTCAGGTTTGTTGCatgactgactgctactggagattcTTCCTAGCTACAGCATCAACATCCACAACAGCTCTTGGACGTCTGACTTCCTAACACATTTCACTTTCAggagaaaaaacatcttttttttaattgaattaaatttaatttctgaattCAAACTACAAATGCCCCCTCTTTAAGTGTTCATGACTTATGGatcatatatttatattctctgccagaaattattttgatttaactttttttttttttacctagatatttttattgagattttccACTTTGGAAATACAATCATGTAACTATCTGAACAAGTTTTCTTGGTAGTTATTACATGACAGTAATTATTCTTCCTCATatcagagaaatgaaaaacaaagaaaaaaaaagaaagaaagaaaaaagacagacggaacaaaaaaacaaaaacattcaagcaaATTACAGCCAGGTTAGAAATAATATATCCACATGGCACTCTGCAGGTTCCAGCAAATCAAAACTCAAACAAACCCTCTGACAAGTCTAAGNNNNNNNNNNNNNNNNNNNNNNNNNNNNNNNNNNNNNNNNNNNNNNNNNNNNNNNNNNNNNNNNNNNNNNNNNNNNNNNNNNNNNNNNNNNNNNNNNNNNCccttaataaaattaatgaaaaggCCCCAAATCCTTTCATAAAGATATTGTTTGGATTTCCTAATATGTTATTCTTTCTAGCAGCAAATTAGACAACATCTGCTTTAACCACTGCATGGCACTAGGtctgttgacatttttccaaGCCAAAGCAATGCATTCTTTTGCAGATAATGAGCTTATATCTATAAAAGTACATTCTGAATTACTAAAGTTATGCTTCTCAGGGTATAAAGCTAACAGGAACAATTTAGGATCCAGTGAAACTTGCTTTAAGAGAATTTTTTCAATTATATCTTTCACCTCTGTCCAAAACGTGTTGATTTGTCTGCATTCCCACATGCAGTGTTTTAgagcccccgcccatcctcaagacgttctacagaagcaccatagagagcattctgaccagctgcctctctgtgtggtgtggaggctgcagcgcctccgactggaagaacgtgaggagagtggtgcggacagcagagaggatcatcggggccccccttccctccattcaggacatttcatcccagcgctgcgtgtcccgaggccgaaacatcgtcagtgacccctcacacccccaccatggactgttctccctgctgccctctggaaagaggttctgcagcatccggtgcaggtccaccaggttctgaaacagctttttccccgcttgccatcagactgctgaactcttaactggactgcactcaaaaactggtctccactttataccttgcacatgtacagagctaaataacttctattttactgtcagtcctgcactttatattttatacttatatttatattcatattttatactgtatttcattttattctggagtaacctcataacattggaacctcaaaacattgtcctgagccgtatgcaacgaaatttggTTCTGTATTCACCCTGTGCatgaaaaatgacaataaagtcagtctaagtctaagtctaagagTCCCTGTAGAATTACACTTTATGCAAAGATCTGGgatgttattattatatttatttaaatgtacagGCGTAACATAAACACACATTAGTAATTTAAATTGTAGGATTCGAAGACGGC is part of the Xiphophorus hellerii strain 12219 chromosome 9, Xiphophorus_hellerii-4.1, whole genome shotgun sequence genome and encodes:
- the LOC116725835 gene encoding protein tyrosine phosphatase type IVA 2-like, with product MNRPAPVEISYDCMRFLITHNPTDAQLGKFIEELKAYGVTTLVRVCSATYDWAPLGQEGIQVLDWPFDDGSAPPEQVVDDWLNLLQVKFREEPGGCVAVHCVAGLGRAPVLVALALIECGMEYEDAVHLIRQKRRGALNAKQLHFLENYRPKLCLRSKDANGQSCCLQ